A genomic region of Candidatus Krumholzibacteriia bacterium contains the following coding sequences:
- a CDS encoding PIG-L family deacetylase → MNTIANDTTYDVLCVGAHPDDVEMAMGGTVAGLVDAGHRVAIVVHTHGEMGTFGDAETRVREARAAAEVLDVGLRILEHPDGALQDTLETRHEMVSILRELRPQLVFAPYPHTRTGALDGRANVDHLACGTIVREATKLARFRRLMPDVEPHTVRRLFYYMLPDDVLPSFVVDVSDHRERLESAISAYASQMQIRRGERRVLDMLMLLRQHAGLRIHAELGEGFLSVEPLSGPAESLMRV, encoded by the coding sequence ATGAACACGATCGCGAACGACACCACCTACGACGTCCTCTGCGTCGGGGCCCACCCCGACGACGTGGAGATGGCCATGGGCGGCACCGTGGCCGGACTGGTCGACGCCGGCCACCGCGTGGCCATCGTCGTCCACACCCACGGCGAGATGGGCACCTTCGGTGACGCCGAGACCCGGGTGCGCGAGGCACGTGCCGCGGCCGAGGTCCTCGACGTGGGCCTCCGGATCCTCGAGCATCCCGATGGCGCCCTGCAGGACACGCTCGAGACCCGCCACGAGATGGTGTCGATCCTCCGCGAGCTGCGGCCGCAGCTCGTCTTCGCGCCGTACCCGCACACGCGGACCGGCGCCCTCGACGGGCGGGCCAACGTCGACCATCTGGCCTGCGGCACGATCGTCCGCGAGGCGACGAAGCTCGCGCGCTTCCGTCGGCTGATGCCAGATGTCGAGCCGCACACCGTGCGCCGGCTCTTCTACTACATGCTGCCCGACGACGTGCTGCCTTCGTTCGTGGTCGACGTGTCGGACCACCGCGAGCGGCTCGAGTCCGCGATCTCGGCCTACGCCTCGCAGATGCAGATCCGACGCGGCGAACGGCGCGTGCTCGACATGCTCATGCTCCTGCGCCAGCACGCGGGGCTGCGGATCCACGCAGAACTCGGCGAGGGCTTCCTGAGCGTCGAACCGTTGAGCGGTCCGGCCGAGAGCCTCATGCGGGTCTGA